The following are encoded together in the Streptomyces rapamycinicus NRRL 5491 genome:
- a CDS encoding ATP-dependent Clp protease ATP-binding subunit, protein MGSGNEGPNQGPEDFGPDPLGDFLARFLGTGPAGQRPDSRHVDFGRLMSENARHLVSAAASYAAEHGSTDLDTEHLLRAALSAEPTRTMVSRAGADPDRIAAEIDREAGGGPPRNSVAVTPAVKRALLDAHEIARSRGSSYIGPEHVLIALAANRESTAGQILGAARFEPRAPGPPTGGLTPSAPTADQRPVMDQRKTPNLDRFGRDLTELAREGRIDPVIGRDEEIEQSIEVLARRGKNNPVLIGEAGVGKTAVVEGLAQRITDADVPDILLGRRVVQLDIASVVAGTRFRGDFEQRVTSIVDEIRTNSDELIIFIDELHTVVGAGGGGSEGGQMDASNLLKPALARGELHVMGATTLREYRQYIEKDAALARRFQPIMVPEPTSVDAVAILHGLRDRYEAHHQVRYTDEALLAAVELSDRYLTDRFLPDKAIDLMDQAGARVRLRSSARGTDLRALEREVEQLTRDKDQAVASESYERATSLRDRIAELNNRIAQASGTQYHGGRVAEVTVEDIAEIVSRQTGIPVSSLTQEERERLLSLEEHLHRRVVGQEEAVSAVADAVLRARAGLADPNRPSGSFLFLGPTGVGKTELARALAEALFGSEDRMVRLDMSEYQEKHTVSRLVGAPPGYVGHEEAGQLTEAVRRQPYSLLLMDEVEKAHPDVFNILLQVLDDGRLTDAQGRTIDFKNTVIVMTSNLGSEAITGRGGPLGFGGGGGEEADDAARRERVLRPLREHFRPEFLNRIDEIIIFRRLADDQLRQIADVLLEETRRRLHAQDVGVEFTLAAVDWLATHGHQPEYGARPLRRTIQREVDNPLSRMLLGGELPAHSRVLVDVHDDRLAFHTQEAAERTGQPGPPGHTEQPGGTDQPER, encoded by the coding sequence ATGGGCAGCGGGAACGAGGGCCCGAATCAGGGCCCCGAGGACTTCGGGCCGGATCCACTCGGCGACTTCCTCGCACGCTTCCTCGGGACCGGGCCGGCCGGGCAGCGGCCCGATTCACGCCATGTCGACTTCGGGCGGCTGATGAGCGAGAACGCACGCCATCTCGTCTCGGCCGCCGCCTCCTACGCCGCCGAACACGGCAGCACCGACCTCGACACCGAACATCTGCTGCGGGCGGCGCTCTCCGCCGAGCCCACCCGCACCATGGTCTCGCGCGCCGGAGCCGACCCCGACCGGATCGCCGCGGAGATCGACCGGGAGGCGGGGGGCGGGCCGCCGCGCAACTCGGTCGCCGTCACCCCGGCCGTCAAACGGGCGTTGCTCGACGCCCATGAGATAGCCCGCTCGCGCGGCTCCTCGTACATCGGCCCCGAACACGTACTGATCGCGCTCGCCGCCAACCGCGAGTCCACCGCCGGGCAGATCCTGGGCGCCGCCCGCTTCGAACCCCGGGCCCCCGGCCCGCCGACCGGCGGTCTCACCCCGAGTGCCCCCACGGCAGACCAGAGGCCCGTCATGGACCAGCGGAAGACCCCGAACCTCGACCGGTTCGGCCGCGACCTGACCGAACTGGCCCGCGAGGGGCGGATCGACCCGGTGATCGGCCGCGACGAGGAGATCGAGCAGAGCATCGAGGTGCTCGCCCGGCGCGGCAAGAACAACCCCGTCCTCATCGGCGAGGCCGGAGTAGGCAAGACGGCCGTCGTCGAAGGGCTCGCCCAGCGGATCACCGACGCCGATGTGCCGGACATCCTGCTCGGCCGCCGGGTCGTCCAGCTCGACATCGCGAGCGTCGTGGCCGGCACCCGCTTCCGCGGTGACTTCGAACAGCGCGTCACCAGCATTGTCGACGAGATCCGCACCAACTCCGACGAATTGATCATCTTCATCGATGAGCTGCACACGGTGGTCGGCGCCGGCGGCGGTGGCTCCGAGGGCGGCCAGATGGACGCCAGCAACCTCCTCAAGCCCGCGCTGGCCCGCGGCGAACTGCATGTGATGGGCGCGACCACGCTCCGGGAGTACCGCCAGTACATCGAGAAGGACGCCGCGCTCGCCCGCCGCTTCCAGCCCATCATGGTCCCCGAGCCCACCTCCGTGGACGCCGTCGCCATCCTGCACGGCCTCCGTGACCGCTACGAGGCCCATCACCAGGTCCGCTACACCGACGAGGCGCTGCTCGCCGCCGTCGAGCTCTCCGACCGCTATCTGACCGACCGTTTCCTGCCCGACAAGGCCATCGACCTCATGGACCAGGCGGGGGCACGGGTACGGCTGCGCTCCAGCGCCCGCGGCACCGATCTGCGCGCCCTGGAGCGGGAGGTCGAGCAGCTCACCCGGGACAAGGACCAGGCCGTCGCGTCCGAGAGCTATGAACGCGCCACCTCCCTGCGGGACCGGATCGCCGAGCTGAACAACCGGATCGCGCAGGCATCCGGAACGCAGTACCACGGCGGGCGCGTCGCCGAGGTCACCGTCGAGGACATCGCCGAGATCGTCTCCCGGCAGACCGGGATCCCCGTCTCCAGCCTCACCCAGGAGGAGCGCGAACGGCTGCTGAGCCTGGAGGAGCACCTCCACCGTCGGGTCGTCGGGCAGGAGGAGGCCGTGTCCGCCGTGGCCGACGCGGTCCTGCGCGCCCGCGCCGGACTCGCCGACCCCAACCGCCCCAGCGGCAGCTTCCTCTTCCTCGGCCCCACCGGCGTCGGCAAGACCGAACTCGCCCGCGCACTGGCCGAGGCGCTCTTCGGCAGCGAGGACCGCATGGTCCGCCTCGACATGAGCGAGTACCAGGAGAAGCACACCGTCAGCCGACTGGTCGGCGCGCCACCCGGATACGTCGGCCACGAGGAGGCCGGACAGCTCACCGAGGCGGTGCGCCGCCAGCCCTACTCGCTGCTGCTCATGGACGAGGTGGAGAAGGCCCACCCCGATGTCTTCAACATCCTGCTCCAGGTGCTCGACGACGGCAGGCTGACGGACGCCCAGGGCCGCACCATCGATTTCAAGAACACCGTCATCGTGATGACCAGCAACCTCGGCTCGGAGGCCATCACCGGACGCGGTGGCCCCCTGGGCTTCGGCGGCGGCGGTGGCGAGGAGGCCGACGACGCCGCGCGCCGGGAACGGGTGCTGCGCCCGCTGCGGGAGCACTTCCGGCCGGAGTTCCTCAACCGCATCGACGAGATCATCATCTTCCGCCGGCTCGCCGACGACCAGCTGCGGCAGATCGCCGATGTGCTGCTGGAGGAGACCCGGCGCCGGCTGCACGCCCAGGACGTCGGCGTGGAGTTCACCCTGGCCGCCGTCGACTGGCTGGCCACCCACGGCCACCAGCCGGAGTACGGCGCCCGGCCGCTGCGCCGCACCATCCAGCGCGAGGTCGACAATCCGCTCTCCCGGATGCTGCTCGGCGGCGAGCTGCCCGCGCACAGCCGGGTCCTGGTCGATGTGCACGACGACCGGCTGGCCTTCCACACACAGGAGGCCGCCGAGCGGACGGGTCAGCCCGGCCCACCGGGTCATACGGAGCAGCCGGGCGGGACGGACCAGCCGGAGCGGTAG
- a CDS encoding class I SAM-dependent methyltransferase produces MQIGRPSVTARGAAAFRAAHQELEGGRVFYDPLALRVLAADADDPVLEAAFHPEREDVRLSVAARARFAEDAVAAAVARGVRQAVALGAGLDTFGCRNPYEAQGLRVFEVDHPATQEWKRDRLAAGEIPVPPSLTFAPVDFERQSLADGLTAAGFDPARPAFFFWLGVVPYLTHTAVLDTLGFIAALPDGSGVVFDYGEPPDALPPEQRAVHEARAAWAAEAGEPFLSFFTPDELADELRRLGFSAREDIRYRDLTARYESGHGMAGGHADLGAHVIHAWSQG; encoded by the coding sequence ATGCAGATCGGCCGGCCCAGCGTCACCGCCCGCGGCGCGGCCGCGTTCCGCGCGGCCCACCAGGAGCTGGAGGGCGGCCGGGTGTTTTACGACCCGCTGGCGCTCCGCGTCCTCGCCGCCGACGCGGACGACCCAGTCCTCGAGGCGGCCTTCCACCCCGAGCGCGAGGATGTGCGGCTGTCCGTGGCCGCCCGTGCGCGGTTCGCCGAGGACGCCGTCGCGGCGGCCGTGGCACGCGGGGTACGGCAGGCGGTGGCACTCGGGGCCGGGCTGGACACCTTCGGCTGCCGCAATCCGTACGAGGCGCAGGGCCTGCGGGTGTTCGAGGTGGACCATCCCGCGACCCAGGAGTGGAAGCGCGACCGGTTGGCCGCCGGGGAGATCCCCGTACCGCCGTCACTGACCTTCGCACCGGTGGACTTCGAGCGGCAGAGCCTGGCCGACGGGCTGACGGCGGCGGGCTTCGACCCGGCCCGCCCGGCGTTCTTCTTCTGGCTCGGGGTGGTGCCGTATCTGACGCACACCGCCGTACTGGACACGCTCGGCTTCATCGCGGCCCTGCCGGACGGCTCGGGCGTGGTCTTCGACTACGGCGAGCCACCGGACGCGCTGCCACCGGAGCAACGTGCCGTGCACGAGGCGCGCGCGGCGTGGGCCGCCGAGGCCGGTGAGCCGTTCCTCAGCTTCTTCACCCCGGACGAGCTCGCGGACGAACTGCGCCGGCTGGGCTTCTCCGCGCGGGAGGACATCCGCTACCGGGACCTCACGGCCCGGTACGAGAGCGGCCACGGCATGGCCGGAGGGCACGCGGACCTCGGCGCCCATGTGATCCACGCCTGGTCTCAGGGCTGA
- a CDS encoding Xaa-Pro dipeptidyl-peptidase, whose amino-acid sequence MRTSRWSGVVIAALTMSTALAALPAGPASARTSAGPATKVVDGRTQPVFSYADAVREHLMVQTPVDSDGDGHKDRVAVDIIRPMETQQGLKVPVIMSSSPYNDTVGRGFESERKAYDAQGDPAKFPLFYDNYFVPRGYAVVDVDVTGTGRSDGCLTVGGAADVAAAKATVDWFGGRATAYAADGSEVKASWSTGKVGMIGHSYEGMLANAVAGTGVEGLETIVPISGVSSWYEFARTNGAKHWNGFASYLTTALDTDPPQKCQAVRERLQAGEDDATGNYNAHWQERDYIAQPAPEVNKVRASVLAAHDINDYNIRIDQLANWWGALAERGVPRKLWLGRYGHTDPFDWPGRRAQWVDTVHRWFDHWLYGIQNGIMDEPRVDLQTGPDTWTTQADWPAGTSSVPLRPGPDGSLSLSPASGTGAFTDTKLSEADLTADPSANRPGRLAFLTPPLRTGVRLSGTPTADLRVTLDKPTSNLTALLVDYGEDERIDWNRNEPQNRIHDGLRGLDEESCHGESTAQDDACYQRTANVTARRSSEVIARGWMDAQNRHSLTTPEPLSPGRSYRIAWKTLPGDYEIKPGHRLGLVLGGTDADFLYFEDATGAKATVDLGGSRVTVPVTAAQGLRNSLRQYVR is encoded by the coding sequence ATGCGCACTTCACGGTGGAGCGGGGTCGTGATCGCCGCGCTCACGATGTCGACAGCCCTTGCCGCACTGCCCGCCGGGCCCGCGTCGGCCCGGACATCCGCCGGACCCGCCACCAAGGTGGTGGACGGCCGTACTCAGCCGGTGTTCTCCTACGCGGACGCCGTACGTGAGCATCTGATGGTCCAAACGCCGGTCGACAGTGACGGCGATGGCCACAAGGACCGGGTCGCGGTGGACATCATCCGCCCCATGGAGACCCAGCAGGGTCTCAAGGTGCCGGTCATCATGTCGTCCAGCCCCTACAACGACACCGTGGGCCGTGGCTTCGAGTCGGAGCGCAAGGCCTACGACGCCCAGGGCGACCCGGCCAAGTTCCCGCTCTTCTACGACAATTACTTCGTACCGCGCGGCTATGCCGTGGTCGATGTCGATGTGACCGGCACCGGCAGATCCGACGGCTGTCTGACCGTCGGCGGCGCCGCCGATGTGGCGGCCGCCAAGGCCACCGTCGACTGGTTCGGCGGCCGCGCCACCGCCTACGCGGCCGACGGCAGCGAGGTGAAGGCCTCCTGGTCCACCGGCAAGGTGGGCATGATCGGCCACTCGTACGAGGGCATGCTGGCCAACGCGGTGGCGGGCACCGGGGTGGAGGGGCTGGAGACCATCGTCCCGATCTCCGGAGTCAGCTCCTGGTACGAGTTCGCCCGCACCAACGGCGCCAAGCACTGGAACGGCTTCGCCTCGTATCTGACCACCGCGCTGGACACCGACCCGCCCCAGAAGTGCCAGGCGGTGCGCGAGCGGCTGCAGGCCGGTGAGGACGACGCCACCGGCAACTACAACGCCCACTGGCAAGAGCGCGATTACATCGCACAGCCCGCGCCCGAGGTGAACAAGGTGCGCGCGAGCGTCCTCGCCGCACATGACATCAACGACTACAACATCCGGATCGACCAGCTCGCGAACTGGTGGGGTGCGCTGGCCGAGCGCGGGGTGCCACGCAAGCTGTGGCTGGGCCGCTACGGCCACACCGATCCATTCGACTGGCCCGGTCGGCGCGCGCAGTGGGTCGACACCGTGCACCGATGGTTCGACCACTGGCTGTACGGCATCCAGAACGGAATCATGGACGAGCCCCGCGTCGATCTGCAGACCGGCCCGGACACCTGGACCACCCAGGCCGACTGGCCCGCGGGCACCTCCTCGGTGCCCCTGCGCCCCGGGCCGGACGGCTCGCTGTCGCTGAGCCCCGCGAGCGGCACCGGGGCCTTCACCGACACCAAGCTGAGCGAGGCGGATCTCACCGCCGACCCGTCGGCGAACCGCCCCGGCCGGCTGGCCTTCCTCACCCCGCCGCTGCGCACCGGGGTACGGCTCTCCGGCACACCCACCGCCGATCTGCGGGTCACGCTCGACAAACCGACGTCGAACCTCACCGCGCTGCTCGTGGACTACGGCGAGGACGAGCGGATCGACTGGAACCGCAACGAACCCCAGAACCGGATCCACGACGGTCTGCGGGGGCTGGACGAGGAGTCCTGCCACGGGGAGAGCACCGCCCAGGACGACGCCTGCTACCAGCGGACCGCCAATGTGACGGCGCGCAGATCCTCCGAGGTGATCGCCCGGGGCTGGATGGACGCCCAGAACCGCCACTCGCTCACCACCCCCGAGCCACTCTCCCCCGGCCGGTCCTACCGGATCGCCTGGAAGACCCTGCCGGGCGACTACGAGATCAAGCCGGGCCACCGGCTGGGGCTGGTCCTCGGCGGCACCGACGCCGACTTCCTCTACTTCGAGGACGCGACCGGGGCGAAGGCGACGGTGGACCTGGGTGGCAGCCGGGTGACCGTACCGGTGACCGCCGCCCAAGGGCTCCGCAACTCCCTTCGCCAGTATGTGCGTTGA
- the sigJ gene encoding RNA polymerase sigma factor SigJ gives MAELTAFEEQRDRLWAVAYRITGSVADADDAVQETWLRWQALPADEVADPRAYLTTVISRICYDLLGSARVRRERYVGPWLPEPVVAAGGPEDRVTLDESVGLALLTVLERLTPAERTAFILHDVFSVPFPEIAEVVGRSPESVRQLASRARKRVRAEAPRRSVDRAEHRRAVDAFLRAVMGGDLDGLLEILDPEVVWRSDGGGKVAAARLPVLGNEKVARFAQRLARGFDPATMLVHHRDVNGAPGLVMVDTASEQAVVFAFSVHQGLITEIDAIINPDKLRHLDLPNL, from the coding sequence ATGGCAGAGCTGACCGCATTCGAAGAGCAGCGCGACCGGCTGTGGGCCGTCGCGTATCGCATCACCGGCTCGGTCGCCGACGCCGATGACGCGGTGCAGGAGACCTGGCTGCGCTGGCAGGCGCTGCCCGCGGACGAGGTGGCCGACCCCCGCGCGTATCTGACCACCGTCATCAGCCGCATCTGCTACGACCTGCTGGGGTCGGCGCGGGTGCGGCGCGAGCGTTACGTCGGTCCCTGGCTGCCCGAGCCGGTGGTGGCGGCCGGCGGTCCGGAGGACCGGGTGACGCTGGACGAGTCGGTGGGGCTTGCGCTGCTCACCGTGCTGGAGCGGCTGACTCCGGCGGAGCGGACCGCCTTCATCCTGCACGATGTCTTCTCGGTGCCGTTCCCGGAGATCGCCGAGGTGGTGGGCCGGAGCCCGGAGTCCGTACGGCAGTTGGCCTCCCGCGCGCGCAAGCGGGTCCGGGCGGAGGCGCCGCGGCGCTCGGTGGACCGCGCGGAGCACCGGCGGGCCGTGGACGCGTTCCTCCGGGCGGTCATGGGCGGCGACCTGGACGGGCTGCTGGAGATCCTGGATCCGGAGGTCGTCTGGCGTTCGGACGGCGGCGGCAAGGTGGCGGCGGCCCGGCTCCCGGTACTGGGGAACGAGAAGGTGGCCCGCTTCGCCCAGCGGCTGGCCCGGGGCTTCGACCCGGCCACGATGCTGGTGCACCACCGCGACGTCAACGGCGCCCCGGGCCTGGTCATGGTCGACACCGCGAGCGAGCAGGCCGTGGTCTTCGCGTTCTCCGTACACCAGGGTCTGATCACCGAGATCGACGCGATCATCAACCCCGACAAGCTCCGCCACCTCGACCTGCCGAACCTGTGA
- a CDS encoding CapA family protein, whose translation MSHHPRHRTALLAVALLGAATACGSGTPAAPEAEEKPSKTSAVARSGSMKNFTLVATGDLLVHASVIRQAKADSGGESYDFRRMIRAAAPIVAQADLAICHMETVYGATHGPFTGYPTFKTPPQLASAVKDIGYDSCSTASNHTLDAGPEGVVRTLDAMDKAGLKHAGSARSAAESVRPTIMEAGGAKVAHLAYAYGTNGIPVPKGKPWLVNLINPARIIKDARAARRAGADVVVVSVHWGTEWQQAPDKLQLSLAKKLTAAKDGGRRDIDLIIGTHAHIPQAYEKVNGTWVVYGMGDQIAGVMPDKRGQLGSAARFTFTPPSAPGRAWQVRKAEYIPHAVDNDPITLVNLPRALEKSPGNPGYASALSTIQEAVLSRGGKKDGLAMGR comes from the coding sequence GTGTCCCATCACCCACGCCATCGGACGGCGCTTCTCGCCGTCGCCCTGCTCGGCGCCGCCACCGCGTGCGGCAGCGGGACACCGGCCGCCCCGGAGGCCGAGGAGAAGCCCTCGAAGACCTCGGCGGTGGCCAGAAGCGGGTCCATGAAGAACTTCACCCTCGTGGCCACCGGCGATCTGCTGGTGCACGCCTCGGTCATCCGGCAGGCGAAGGCGGACTCGGGCGGCGAGAGCTATGACTTCCGGCGCATGATCCGGGCGGCCGCGCCCATCGTCGCCCAGGCCGACCTGGCCATCTGCCACATGGAGACCGTCTACGGGGCCACCCACGGGCCGTTCACCGGCTATCCGACCTTCAAGACGCCTCCGCAGCTCGCCTCGGCCGTGAAGGACATCGGCTACGACTCCTGCTCCACCGCCTCCAACCACACTCTCGACGCCGGTCCGGAGGGGGTGGTCCGCACCCTCGACGCCATGGACAAGGCCGGGCTCAAGCACGCCGGATCGGCCCGTTCCGCCGCGGAGAGCGTCCGTCCCACGATCATGGAGGCCGGTGGCGCCAAGGTGGCCCATCTCGCCTACGCCTACGGCACCAACGGCATCCCGGTCCCCAAGGGCAAACCGTGGCTGGTCAACCTCATCAATCCGGCGCGGATCATCAAGGACGCGCGGGCCGCGCGGCGCGCCGGGGCCGATGTGGTCGTCGTCAGCGTGCACTGGGGCACCGAGTGGCAGCAGGCGCCGGACAAGCTCCAGCTCTCGCTCGCCAAGAAGCTCACCGCCGCCAAGGACGGCGGCCGCCGCGACATTGACCTGATCATCGGCACCCACGCCCATATCCCCCAGGCGTACGAGAAGGTCAACGGCACCTGGGTGGTCTACGGCATGGGCGACCAGATCGCGGGGGTCATGCCCGACAAGCGGGGCCAGCTGGGCTCGGCGGCGCGCTTCACCTTCACCCCGCCCTCCGCGCCGGGCAGGGCGTGGCAGGTGAGGAAGGCGGAGTACATCCCGCACGCCGTGGACAACGACCCGATCACCCTGGTGAACCTTCCCCGGGCGCTGGAGAAGAGCCCCGGCAACCCGGGTTACGCCAGTGCCCTGAGCACCATCCAGGAGGCGGTGCTCAGCCGGGGCGGCAAGAAGGACGGTCTGGCCATGGGGCGCTGA
- a CDS encoding NAD(P)/FAD-dependent oxidoreductase, whose amino-acid sequence MEKQQVLVLGAGYAGLIAALRLAPHTHVTLIDPSPAFTERVRLHERAVGRPDITHPLDALTRRAGIVHVAARATGIEPAARLITTDDGRRLPYDRLVYALGSRTADPGERAYTPETAAELYKRLLDGPGELTVVGGGLTGIELAAEIAESHDAWKVRLVTGEEVGTGLSAKGRAHVRTTLTGLGVRIEEGRRVARPEDIGSDAVVWATAMTANTALAGAAGIALDPGGRVRVDATLRSVSHPEIYAVGDAAAMATPAAGALRMACATALPSGSHAASSIIAETRGREPKPLRFRFVAQCVSLGRRDGLIQLVRADDSPRETVLRGGTAARAKEQVVRSTVRVLRLAARRPGAVPLIPGVG is encoded by the coding sequence ATGGAGAAGCAGCAGGTCCTAGTGCTCGGCGCGGGCTATGCGGGGCTGATTGCCGCCCTGCGGCTGGCCCCGCACACCCACGTCACCCTGATCGATCCGAGCCCCGCCTTCACCGAGCGCGTGCGGCTGCACGAGCGGGCCGTCGGACGGCCCGACATCACGCATCCGCTCGACGCGCTGACCCGGCGGGCCGGGATCGTCCACGTGGCCGCCCGCGCCACCGGGATCGAACCGGCCGCCCGGCTGATCACCACCGACGACGGCCGTCGGCTCCCGTACGACCGGCTGGTGTACGCGCTCGGCAGCCGCACCGCCGACCCCGGTGAGCGCGCCTACACCCCGGAGACGGCGGCCGAGCTGTACAAGCGGCTGCTGGACGGCCCGGGTGAGCTGACGGTGGTCGGCGGGGGACTCACCGGCATCGAGCTCGCCGCCGAGATCGCCGAGTCCCACGACGCCTGGAAGGTCCGGCTGGTCACGGGCGAGGAGGTCGGCACGGGGCTCTCGGCGAAGGGCCGCGCCCATGTCCGTACGACGCTCACCGGGCTCGGTGTCCGGATCGAGGAGGGCCGTCGGGTGGCCCGCCCGGAGGACATCGGCTCCGACGCGGTGGTCTGGGCCACCGCGATGACCGCGAACACCGCGCTGGCCGGGGCCGCCGGGATCGCCCTCGACCCGGGCGGCCGCGTCCGCGTCGACGCCACCCTGCGCTCGGTGTCCCATCCGGAGATCTACGCGGTGGGCGACGCGGCGGCCATGGCCACCCCGGCCGCCGGTGCCCTGCGCATGGCCTGCGCCACCGCGCTCCCGTCCGGTTCGCACGCCGCCTCCTCGATCATCGCCGAGACCCGGGGGCGGGAGCCGAAGCCGTTGCGCTTCCGCTTCGTGGCGCAGTGCGTGAGCCTGGGCCGCCGGGACGGGCTGATCCAGCTGGTGCGGGCGGACGACTCCCCGCGCGAGACGGTGCTGCGCGGTGGCACGGCCGCGCGCGCCAAGGAGCAGGTGGTGCGCTCCACGGTCAGGGTGCTGCGGCTGGCGGCGCGCCGCCCCGGGGCCGTGCCCCTCATTCCCGGGGTCGGCTGA
- a CDS encoding PP2C family protein-serine/threonine phosphatase has translation MHTRQGPSDLRRPRWRTRFLVVIPLLAIGLITLGDVLTPASIRLSPLLIAAPAMTASFAGPLLTACVGLLAVVAQIAANASEGFLGQPGRLAEVVTLVLVSAMIVLFRAVLDRHMRELNRVRAVADVAQRVLLRPLPVRVGPLLIASVYLAAEPGAEIGGDLYAAARTSNATRLIIGDVRGSGLTAVADASLVLGAFRAIAHWPVPLTDLASHLDTALSAERTEPRDKAPGAGESFVTAAVLEIPDDRPVVRLVNCGHPPPLLLCDSGVKALEGQAPALPLGLGHLAAGRYHTEDFPFDEGDQLLLYTDGVIEARNSEGTFFPLAEHLPGADGGGPQYLIDRLRRDLLSHTGGHQGDDAALVVLERQRVER, from the coding sequence GTGCACACGCGGCAAGGTCCCTCGGATCTGCGCCGGCCAAGGTGGCGGACCCGCTTCCTGGTCGTGATCCCCCTTCTGGCCATCGGGCTGATCACGCTCGGCGATGTGCTGACCCCGGCAAGTATCCGGCTCAGCCCGCTGCTGATCGCGGCGCCTGCCATGACAGCCTCGTTCGCCGGCCCCCTGCTCACCGCGTGTGTCGGGCTCCTGGCCGTGGTCGCCCAGATCGCGGCCAACGCCTCCGAGGGGTTTCTCGGCCAGCCCGGCCGTCTGGCCGAGGTGGTCACCTTGGTTCTGGTCTCCGCGATGATCGTGCTGTTCCGCGCGGTCCTCGACCGGCACATGCGCGAGCTGAACCGGGTGCGGGCGGTGGCCGATGTGGCGCAGCGGGTGCTGCTGCGCCCGCTCCCCGTCAGGGTCGGCCCGCTGCTGATCGCCTCGGTCTACCTCGCGGCCGAGCCGGGGGCTGAGATCGGCGGCGATCTGTACGCGGCGGCGCGCACCTCGAACGCCACCCGGCTGATCATCGGCGATGTCCGGGGCAGCGGGCTGACCGCCGTCGCGGACGCCTCCCTGGTGCTCGGCGCCTTCCGCGCGATCGCCCACTGGCCCGTACCGCTGACCGATCTGGCGTCCCACCTGGACACCGCGCTGTCCGCGGAGCGGACCGAACCCCGCGACAAGGCGCCCGGGGCGGGGGAGTCGTTCGTCACCGCCGCCGTGCTGGAGATCCCCGACGACCGGCCGGTGGTCCGCCTCGTCAACTGCGGGCATCCGCCGCCGCTCCTGCTGTGCGACTCCGGGGTCAAGGCCCTGGAGGGCCAGGCGCCCGCACTGCCGCTGGGCCTCGGCCACCTGGCGGCCGGCCGCTACCACACCGAGGACTTCCCGTTCGACGAGGGCGATCAGTTGCTGCTCTACACCGACGGGGTCATCGAGGCGCGGAACAGCGAGGGCACTTTCTTCCCGCTCGCCGAGCACCTCCCCGGAGCGGACGGCGGCGGCCCCCAGTACCTCATCGACCGTCTGCGCCGCGATCTGCTCAGCCACACCGGCGGCCACCAGGGCGACGACGCCGCCCTGGTCGTCCTCGAACGCCAGCGGGTGGAGCGCTGA